A DNA window from Arachis hypogaea cultivar Tifrunner chromosome 18, arahy.Tifrunner.gnm2.J5K5, whole genome shotgun sequence contains the following coding sequences:
- the LOC140181292 gene encoding zinc finger BED domain-containing protein RICESLEEPER 2-like, producing the protein MSLTAHFIDNDWKLQKKILNFCRVEGHSGDVLGRAIEGCLDAWKLHQVFTVTVDNVTSNDGAILYLKKRLNAWNSLVLKGDYLHMRCCAHILNLIVKDGLKEIDDSITRIRNAVKYVKSSPMRCESFKACIERESINYKGVVSLDVETRWNSTYLMLEAAFKLRAAFDLLELQDDKYINEMSKSYGVPTDDDWTYA; encoded by the coding sequence ATGTCTCTAACGGCACACTTTATTGATAATGATTGGAAGTTGCAAAAGAAGATATTGAATTTTTGTCGGGTTGAGGGTCATTCAGGAGATGTACTTGGTAGAGCTattgaaggttgtttggatgcttGGAAATTGCATCAAGTTTTTACTGTAACGGTTGATAACGTAACTTCTAATGATGGTGCAATTTTATACTTGAAAAAGAGATTAAATGCATGGAATAGTCTTGTTTTAAAGGGGGACTATCTTCATATGCGTTGTTGTGCTCATATCCTAAATTTGATAGTGAAAGATGGCTTGAAAGAGATTGATGATTCAATTACAAGAATTCGCAATGCAGTCAAATATGTCAAGTCATCTCCTATGagatgtgaaagcttcaaagcgtgCATTGAGCGGGAGAGCATCAATTATAAAGGGGTTGTTTCTTTGGATGTCGAAACTCGGTGGAATTCGACATATTTAATGTTGGAGGCAGCATTTAAGCTTCGAGCAGCGTTTGATTTACTTGAGTTGCAAGATGATAAATATATTAATGAGATGAGCAAATCTTATGGTGTGCCTACAGATGATGATTGGACTTATGCATAG